TAGCACCAGTATTCTATCAAAGAGATGGCGGTACCTTTTCACTTTGACTGATTGTCTTTCTTTTGATGATGCACCGTATTTTGGTGATTCAAGAGGAAGAAATAAAATTGAAACAGGGCAACAAAGAAGGTTTAGGAAATTTGTTTATAAAGTCCTGGAATTGCATCAAATCGCACACATCAAGAAATTTAAGTTGTTCTGTGGAGGCGCCTATGGTAAATCAGATTTGAATGCTTGGGTTAGTAATGCGGTACAAAAGGGTGTTCAAGAGCTTCATTATCAGGTTGCTGATGGCGGGCTACCAGATGGCCTTGTTATGTGCGAAACAGTATTGAAATTGAGTGTGATAGGTTATGAGTATTACGTGATCGAAATTCCTCTGTCAACCTGGTTGCCGAGCCTCAGGATTCTTTATCTGGATTTCGTTGGGTTTGTTGATTATGATTCAATGCAAAGACTGTTCTCTAGCTGTGAATTGCTTGAAGAATTGACTCTCGAGTCTTGTGAATCGTATGCTAGTGGTCATGTTAGTATTTGTACTGGGCTACTCAAAGTGCTAACACTAAAATATTGCTCTTTTCATGATGGGTTGTTTGAGATTGATGCCCCTAATTTGGCATATTTAACCTACAATTGCAATGATGGTGTAAAAATAGTTTCCTCGTGGAAATACTCATGCTCTCTTGTCGAGGTAGAGCTACACTTTAACTGCCATGCAGAGGACCATTCACTCGAGAATGACAGTGATATTTTCAGAGCTGCTGCCTATAAAACAACAGAATTACATCTTTTGTCCGACTCAGTAGAGGTATATATATGTTATTTGTGTTTCCCGCCTTTTTCTGTCGTTCAACAATGACACTACCCTGAGTCGCTTGCTCCAAATTCTAATGAATGTTGAAATTACAAATTTTTATCAGTTtcatattttaaaattttattcgTGATACAGTTACTTCTTCGGCTTGCTTATCACGAGCAAATGCCTGATTTTCATAGCCTGTCAAGATTACACCTTTGCTACATTccttatgattcatggaaatatGTGACAAGCTTGCTTGACAAATCTCCTCAACTAACAACTGTCATCTTTGAACAGGTTAGCATTAACTAAGTATACTTTTTGTTAAGTCCTAAGGAATTGGTTACAGAGTTTTCTCACTATTTCAATTCGTATGGTCTTTTTAGGGTCTTCATTGCTGCTCCTATGATCCAGTGTCACCTCCAAGTGACTCGCTCATCGGTTTTTCATGCCATGCTCAAGTGATCGAAGTGCATGAGTTTTGTGGTCATGAGGGTTCGTTATTACTTTTAGGGCATCTTCTTAGAAATGCGAAAGTCTTGAAGAAGTTGATCGTTCGTGAATGTTTTCACTCTGATGTTATGGGAGAAGAACTGCAGCTAAGGAAGAATTTGTTGAAGCTTCCAAGGGCATCAAGTGACTGTCGTATTGAAATAAAATAGCCTAACAAGTTGAATGAGTTTAATTTGCATGGTCTTCAATTTTCCCCTGATAAAAGCGGAAGCTAACAGATAATCTTCAAGGGAGAATTATGCTATTTTTGAAAGTGTACGTGGTTCTGATCATTGAAGTAAACAAACCCAATAGTCAAAGAACTCAAAGATCGATGGGGAGGTAGTTTCGATCATGCTCTTTTGTTGTTTGATTTGCACTGCTTCGGTTTATAAATGCCCAGTATTAACTATTAGACCCTGGAAAATGACGGGGGCCCTTTTAAGGCGTTGAGGATGTTGTGCTTGTACTCTGGAAAATTAATTATTCAAGGTGAATGCATCAGCATTTCTGCATATAAAAGTGATTGAGAGAGGTAATGTTGTGCTTTGCCAATAATCTTGATTGTGATGATTTGTACAACAACATGAGAGCCTTAAtctcaaaatgatttggggtcggctgacatgaatcatcctttagaatcgTCTACGGGTGAACGCACAACTCAAaatgtgaaaaaaaaagaaaagggaacaaagaaaaacaaaagggatCGGAGagcgaaacataatacaaagtcaAGATAAACTTCAAGTCTGGATTTAATAGACTTgaagttttaaatcactagcactgtgtgatggacccgattaaaggatctcaatgcaaatattatataatttaggttaaaattaaattatataaaagcttggtaattttcttaAACATTAGTAAGAGACTCAATTTCcttaaactaaaataattaattaagatgatcaatttccttaaactaaaataattaattaagatggtcaatttcaagaaaactaaaagaaagaagttgcttggtaaatttcctaaataaatactatatattaaatccagaaaccaagggagttcaatgtaattaaagaaagttatacaaattatatatactatatagttttaaatcactagcaccgtgtgatggacccgattaaaggatctcaatgcaaacattatataatttaggttaaaattaaattatataaaagcttagtaattttcctaaacattagtaagagactaaaacatggtcaatttccttaaaataaaataattaattaagatggtcaattttcttaaactaaaataattaattaagatggtcaatttcaaggaaactaaaagaaagaagatgcttggtaattttcctaaatatttatagaatactagaacatggtcaatttccttaaaataaaataattaattagtataaacatgcacacttatggtattaattattatcatcataaaattatatattaaatttaaaatttatgcaattttattaaacttcatAGTTTATTGGATgtattaattatttaacat
This sequence is a window from Silene latifolia isolate original U9 population chromosome 8, ASM4854445v1, whole genome shotgun sequence. Protein-coding genes within it:
- the LOC141597092 gene encoding F-box/LRR-repeat protein At4g14103-like; translated protein: MYSRRSRVLYPKIQSVTLNQYTKRQNSAIRRNQCTALQIYNHLYPRNSPAFISSKSPLKAMESSKKLGKSFFDSISSLPDELLCQILSGLPTKCAVSTSILSKRWRYLFTLTDCLSFDDAPYFGDSRGRNKIETGQQRRFRKFVYKVLELHQIAHIKKFKLFCGGAYGKSDLNAWVSNAVQKGVQELHYQVADGGLPDGLVMCETVLKLSVIGYEYYVIEIPLSTWLPSLRILYLDFVGFVDYDSMQRLFSSCELLEELTLESCESYASGHVSICTGLLKVLTLKYCSFHDGLFEIDAPNLAYLTYNCNDGVKIVSSWKYSCSLVEVELHFNCHAEDHSLENDSDIFRAAAYKTTELHLLSDSVELLLRLAYHEQMPDFHSLSRLHLCYIPYDSWKYVTSLLDKSPQLTTVIFEQGLHCCSYDPVSPPSDSLIGFSCHAQVIEVHEFCGHEGSLLLLGHLLRNAKVLKKLIVRECFHSDVMGEELQLRKNLLKLPRASSDCRIEIK